The following DNA comes from Sphingorhabdus sp. M41.
GCGTGGGCGCCATGTCCTCCCTGATGAAGATCATGGGCACCGAACTGGCACAACATCTGACCGAACTCGCGCTCGAGATTGCCGGTCCGAGCGGAAGCGTGTTCCAGCCGCATCCGACTCGGCCAGGGGCAGACATTCCCGACTATCAAGCCCCCGAGGACGGATATGTCTCGGGCGAAACCTGGCAGGCCATTGCGCCACTGCAATATCTCAACGAGCGAGCGGGTTCTATCTATGCGGGTTCAAACGAGGTGCAGCGCAATATCCTCGCCAAGGCCGTACTCGGCCTCTAGGCGGCCTGCCGCGTCTTGCGATACCGCTCGACATGGTCGGCTGCACTGCCAAGCTTATATTCGAGCACCGTTGCGCGCTTGAAATAATGGCCGACGCGTAGTTCTTCGGTCAGGCCCATCGCGCCGTGCAGCTGCACCGCTTCCTGACCGATCCGGCGCAGGCCATCGGAGGCAGTCGCCTTGGCTGCCGAAACTGCGCAGGGCTGATCGACCTTGAGCGCGGCCAGTAACGAGGCTGCCTCGATCTCCTGTGCTTTCGCCCACATGTCGACCATCCGATGCTGCAACGCCTGGAAGGATGAAATCGGCACGCCGAATTGCTCACGCTCCTTGCTGTAGGCCACGGTGTCCTCAACCATGACCGAAGCAATCCCAGCACTTTCCGCGCATAGCGCCGAAAGCGCGCGATCAACGGCCGCTTCAAGGGCTGGCAGGACCGAGTCCCCGCGCGCGATCAGGGCGTCGGCCGGGACATTGAAGCCGTCGAGCAGGATGTCCGCCGAAGGTGTATCGTCAATCAGGGCATATGGCTTGAGCGACGAACCGAGCGCGGCCGGTTCGACCGCGAAGAGGCCCAATTCGCCGTCTTCCAGCCGGGCCGGTATCAGGACAAGACTGGCATGGCTGGCGAAATCGACGACGAGTTTCGTGCCCGACAGGATCCAACCTTTCTCTGTCTCGCTTGCGCGGGTCTCGACCAGAGAGACATCACCCCGTGTCTGTGGCTCCTCGATAGCCGTAGTGACCAGCAGGCCTTCCCCTGCAATCGCCTTCGCAATATTGGTGGCACCGACGCTGCCAAGCAGCGTGGCCGAAAGGACGTTGCAGGCAATATAGGGCGTGACGGCCAGCGCGCGTCCCTGGGCAGCAGCGATAGTCATCTCGCTTTGACTACCGCCGCCAAAGCCGCCCAGTTCCTCGGGCAGTCCCGCAGAAGCAACACCAAGCTCCGCATCCAACGCGCGCCAGAAAGCTAGAAATTCACCGCCGCCTTTCTGGCTGCGGCGGGTGTCAAACGGCAGACGCTTCTCGAGATATCGATCAAGCGATTGCTGGAGCAGTTGCTGGTCTTCGTCAAATTGTAGATTCATGCCCGCGCTTATGACATGGCGAAGAAAATTATCAAGTCTGATAATTAAACGAGCAGGCCCGCCATCAGCGTTTCAACCGTCTGCTTCTTGTAACGCTCGTGCAGCGCATCATCCGCCTCGGCAATTCCGCCAAATACGGCTGACAGTGTGAACCGGTTGGCATAGAGGCCATCGGCCGATCCGATCGTGTTGAAGTAGAACAGCTTGGGATCAACTTTGCGAAACTCGCCCGCCGCTATACCATCCTGAATGATCCGGTGCTGCGCGCTGGCAATCGGCTTGAGCAGTTCTTCCGCGATATGATGAACGCGCTCGGGCGTGGCGTCGCGGACCATCAGCTGGATCAGGCGGTTGAGATAGGGAATCTGGTAATAGGTATCGAGTATGCCTTCGAGGTGAATGCGCATCCGTTCGGTTGGGCTGACATCGAGCCGGAACAGCGCTCCCAACTGCCTGATCCGGACACCGACGTCACGGTCCAGCAAGGCAAGCAACATGCCTTCCTTGCTGCCGAAATAATAGCGGATCATGCCGTGATTGACCTCGGCGCGCGCGGCAATGTCGAGGATTCCGATCTCAACCGTGTCCAGTTCGCGCATCAGCGCACTGGCCGCATCGAGCAGCGTTTCGCGGATCGCCCCCTTAGCCGATTGGCGGGTCGCAGTGGCGGACTGGGATCGTGTCATCCTTCTATCCATGCGCATTTTGCCACTCGATAGCAATCGCTCTTGCTAAAATTATCAGAGCTGATAATCTATCAAGCCTGATAACGTTTCGCAAAGATAACGGGGAGAGGATTGATGAAGAGGATCACAAGGGACTTTTTCGCTTGTGGTGTGGCCGGAATTGCGCTGGGCCTGCCTTCTATGGGCCATGCGCAATCGGCCAGCGATGATGAAGTGGCGGCCGAACAGGGCGTAGATCGCAACGCCATCATTGTTACGGCCAACCGGCGCGAGGAAGCGATCACCGATGTCGGCGTCGCCATCCAGGCATTTTCGGGAGAGCAGCTCGACAAATTGCAGGTCAATTCGACCGAAGATCTTCAGGCCGTGGTTCCCAGCCTCAATGTGTCGAGAGGCTATCAGGGCATCCCGATTTACACGCTGCGCGGAATCGGTTTCAACACCATCAACCTTTCGGCGACCTCGACGGTCGGCACCTATCAGGACGAAGTTGCACTCGCCTATCCGTTCATGAACAGTGGCCCGGTGTTTGATCTTGAACGCGTCGAGGTTCTCAAGGGGCCGCAAGGCACGCTTTATGGACGCAATACGACCGGCGGCCTTGTCAACTTCATATCTGCCAAACCAGAATTCGGCGACTTCAACGGCAGCATCGCGGTTGATCTCGGGTCCGAGGAGACGCTCAACACCAAGGGACATCTCAATATCCCGATCGGCGAGTCGGTTGCCCTGCGCGCAGCTTGGCGAACCGAACGCAGCTGGGAAGGCTGGCAGAAAAGTATCTCGCGCGACGAGAAACAGGGCCAAGTTGAACGCTACGGCGGTCGTTTGACGATCGCTGCCGACCCGATCCCCGATATGCATATCGAACTGGCAGCTAATTTCTGGGTCAACAAATCGGATACGCTGGCGGCACAGGCCGTAGGCTTCACGCCGAACACCGATCCGGCCAACGGCACGCTGTTCAGCCTTTTCAACGCTGCCGGGCTTCCCGCCTACGTGGCAGCCAATGGCAATAACTGGAGCAGCGACACGGCCGACTGGCAACCGCTTGACCAGCGTGCACAGAATATCGGTCGCGGCACAGGGATCGACCGCCCTAATGCCGAAGACAGCAATTTCTATGGTCTGCGCGCCATGTTGCAGTTCGACTTCACGCCCGATGTCAGCTTCATTTCGTTGACTGGCTTCAACCATGTGAAGCGCGATGCAAGCTATGACTGGAGCGGCGCGCCATATGAAATTCTCAGCCAGCATGCCGAAGGCGAAATCGACTCGCTTTCGCAGGAAATTCGTTTCCAGGGGACCACCGGCCCTGCCGAATGGGTCGTTGGCGGATATTATGCGAATGACAAGGTGGTCGATACCAACCAGACGTTGCTGGGCGAAAATGCGAATGTGGGCGCAATCCGCGCGCTGATCCTCGCTCCGCAGGCGGCGCTGGGTGGTGCGAGCATTTTCGATGCATTCAACACCTTCGGCTACACACCCGCCGACGTCCTGACATCCTTTCGTACCTATCGCGACGAGGCTGAATTCGACGTCGAAACCTTCAGTGCCTTCGCGAGTGCGGACTGGGAGCTTTCACCCTCGCTGACGCTGACCACCGGAATCCGATACACTCAGGATACCCAGGATTACGAAGGCTGCTCGCGCGATTTGAACGGATCGATGCTGCCCAATGTGAACCTGTTCAACCGCTTTTTCTTCTTTACCAGTTATGGTGCGATCACCGCTCCGATATCGGAAAACCAGTGCAACACCTTCGACGTCGACACGCTGACCTTCGGACCCGTTACTTCAAGACTGAAGGAAGACAATGTCGCCTGGCGCGGGGCGCTGACCTGGCAGCCGAATGACGATACGCTGCTCTACGCCTCGGTATCGCGCGGATACAAAGCCGGCTCGACCCCGGTCAATGCTGCCAATATTGCCACGCAGAACCGCCCGGCACGGCAGGAGCAACTGACCGCCTACGAAGTCGGAACCAAGCTCGCTCTTGCCAATCTGTCGTTCAACCTCAACCTTGCCGGCTTCTATTATGACTATTCCGACAAGCAACTGGCGGTCTATTTCGCTGACCCGATCTACACGACTTTGCTGCGGCTCGATAACATCCCTGAATCGCGGGCCTATGGCATCGACGGAGATTTCACCTGGTTTGCCACCGACGAGCTGACGCTATCGGTAGCGGCCACCTGGCTGCAAACGGAGATCATCGGTTACCAGGGCATCAATGCCGCTGGCCAGCCTCTGGATTATGACGGCTTTGCATTTCCCTACAGCCCCGAATTCTCGGGTGCCGCAACAATCACTTATGATACGCCGATCACCTCTGACCTCGGTCTGCGTGCCATGGTAAATGGCCGCTACCAGTCATCCACTTCGAGTACGATTGAGGACTTCGATCCGCTGGCGATTGATAGCTACGGCATTCTCAACACCAGCCTTGCGCTCTACGATCTGGATGGTGTTTGGGAAGCCTCCATCTGGGGCCGCAACGTAACCGACACCTATTATTGGTCATCGGCCGCGACCAACGCGAATAGCGCGGTTCGCTTTCCCGGTCGTTCTGCCAGCTACGGTGCCACCGTCCGCATGCGCTTTTAAGAAAGGATAATCCCGGTACCGTCTGTCTTCGGACAGGGTGCCGGGGCCAATTCATGACTGATACTGCTCCCCCGTTCCGCCCGCTTTCCCAGAAACCCGCCGCCGTGAATGTCGAGCGGCGCGACGATGGGACAATCCTTGTCTGGTCAAAGCATGAGCCGTTCGCCGTCCCGGCCAATCTCGCCACCATTTTCCGCGACCGCAGCGAGGCGCATCCCGATCATGCTCTTCTGTTTGAACGCAAGCCCGGTCATGGCGAGTGGGCAGGAGTCACCTGGGGCGAGGCACGGGCCGCGGCGGATTCCATTGCGCAGTGGCTGATCGACCGCGGCTTTGGTCAGGACGACCCCGTCATGGTCATTTCCGGCAACTCGCTGGAACATGGCCTGCTGATGCTTGGCTGCTATACCGCAGGGGTACCGATCGCGCCGGTCAGTGCAGCCTATTCACTGATGTCGCAGGACCACGAGAAGCTGCTGCACTGTTTTCGCAAGATCGGCGCGAAGGTGGTCTTCGCCAAGGAAGGCAGCCTGCATGCGAAGGCGCTTGCACGACTGTTGGCGGAAGATCCCGAATTGACAATCGTCACCTGTGACGGCGTGCCGGAACAGGCTCTGGACTTCTCGCAGATATGCGCCGTGGAACCGGGCGCAGCGGTGGACGACCGCGTCGCCTCGATCGGCGCGGATACGGTGGGGAAATATCTATTCACATCCGGTTCTACCGGAATGCCGAAATGTGTCCCGCAGACACATGGCATGATGACGACGCTGATCGCCGGACAGGAAGGACTGTCGAGCGAGGCACGCGAAGATCGCGAACCACCGGTGACACTTGAATGGATGCCATGGAGCCACATCAGTGGCGGCAATGTGTTTTTCAACGGCCACATCTGGTCGGGCGGCACAATGTATCTTGATGCCGGCAAGCCGCTCCCGGGCATGTTCGAAACCACGATCAGGAATCTCTACGAGATTTCCCCCACCGGCTTCGGTTCTGCGCCCGTCGCCTTCGCCATGCTGGCCGACGCTATGGAGAGTGACAGGAAGCTGCGCGCATCCTTTTTCAGCAAGGTGCAGTCTCTCGGCTATGGCGGAGCAACTCTGTCAGACGATCTCTACGATCGCCTGCAAGCGCTGGCCATTGCCGAGACCGGGAAACGCATCCCGATTACCACCATGTACGGCGCAACCGAAACGCAGGGTATCACCATGGTCCACTGGGAGGTCGACCGCGTCGGCCTCATCGGTCTTCCGATGCCCGGCACCACATTGAAGCTGGTCCCCAACGGCCCCAAGATGGAGGTGCGCGTAAAAGGCCCGTCCGTCACCAAAGGCTATAAGGACGACCCGGAAAAAAATGCCGAGGCGTTCGACGAAGAAGGTTTCTATAAACTTGGCGATGCGGCGCGGTTCCTTGATGATGATCATCCCGAAAAAGGCCTCGAGTTCGACGGCCGTGTGACCGAGGATTTCAAGCTCTCTACCGGTACGTGGGTGTCGGTCGGCACGCTTCGTCCGGAGATCGTCAGCGCGTGCAGCCCGCTGATCCATGACTGCGTAATCGCCGGTCAGGACAGGGATTTCGTTAGTATTCTGGCCTGGCCCAGCCCGACAGCGGCGCAAACCTATGCCGGAGAGAAGGGCCCGCAGGGGCTGACCGACCTGCTCGGTGACATCGCCGCGAAGCTGGCCGCATTCAACAGAGCGGCCGGGGGAAGCTCTCGCAGGATCGGCAAGGTGATGCTGCTTACCGATCCGCCGTCGCTCGACGCCGGGGAAATTACCGACAAGGGATATATCAACCAGGCAGCGGTTCTGTCGCTGCGCGCCAATGCCATCAAAGTGCTATATTCCAAAAAAAGTGCACCATTTGTCATGGAGATCGTCTGAGGTCGGAAACAGTTTCGCACGATGTTTCAAGCGCAGGGAATTGCGGCGCGGGAAGCACCCCGGTGCGAAGCTTTTCACGTCAACACAAGATGAACCCTGACGGATTGCTCTCTGCCATTCGCAGGACCTTAGTTTTCCTCCGGGAACAACCGAACCGGCCTGTTGGCCAGCAAGCGCAACATCTGCAATTTCTCTGGCTCCTCGTTTCGTCGGGGCGATATCAGCCCGCCAGTCAGCCCATGATGTAGTTGGTTGTTCGCGAGCACCGGTGCTTATGTTAATTCTCCAGATCTGAAGCCGCCACCCGTGAACGGGATAGCTGTTTCTATTTTGTCCGTGCAAACGATCTGTGAGGCATTATGATATTCCAGCAGCTGAAAAATATCCGCTCAATCGCATTACCGGCACTTGCAGCAGCGGCATGCGCGTTATCTGGATGCCAGACCGCGTCCAATCTAGCACCAGCGCCGTCAAATGATGTGCAGGCTGACATGCGGATGATCGATGCCGGTGCGTATCCGGCTACGGACGAACTTTTTGCCAAACCTTATATTGATGCCCAGGAATGGCGGGATGATCCTGTTCGGCATTTCTATGTCCATGGTGGATTTGAAGGGACGGACACGCGCTTTTCCTATTATTTTCCGCCCGCCGGCCAATATGAGGGTCGTTTTTTCCAGCATGTCACGCCCGTGCCGGACAGCGAGACGCTGGCTCAGAGGCTGCCGGCCGGAAAATTCAACAAGATCGGCTTCTCGGCAGCCAGCGGCGCTTATTTTATCGAAACCAATGGTGGCGGTACCATCGATCTGACCGAAGGTTCCGAGGCGCTGGCGGACCCGACGATTACGGCTTACCGCGCAAATGCAGCCGCCGCGGCTTTTTCGCGCCATGTCGCGCAGCAATTCTATGATCGCGAGGACCGGCCTTATGGCTATATTTACGGTGGTTCAGGCGGCGCTTTCCGCACGATAGGCGGTTTGGAAAGCACCAAGGGTGTCTGGGACGGCGGCGTGCCCTATGTCAACGGCTCGACAATGGCGATCCCGAACATGTTTACCGTGCGCATGCAGGCGCTGAGAGTATTGCGGGACAAGTTTCCGCAAATTGTCGATGCGCTCGAGCCGGGCGGCAGCGGCGATCCCTATGCCGGACTAACGGCCTATGAAGCCTCGGTATTGCGCGAAGCCGACAAGATGGGCTTTCCGATGCCGAGCTGGTTTGGTTATCGCACCATGGGATTGCACGGCTTTGCCGCGCTCTATGGCGGTGTATCGATGGCGGATCCGAGCTATTTTACCGATTTCTGGACCAAGCCCGGCTATCTGGGCCACGATCACCCAGACCTGTTTGACGACGACCGGATGCAGCATGAAAGCCAGATCGTTGACCTGATAACAGCGGCAGAGGCAGCCCGGCTTGGCCTTGATGCCAATCCTTTCAGCGAAGCCAATCGGGGCGGCGTCGACACCGCGTTCATCCTTCCGCCTGGCGAAGATGGTTCGCGTATCGTCGGCCTGCGACTTGCCAAGGCACCACCGGGAAAATATTTTCTTGGCGGCGAGCTTGTCCCGGAGAGCGGCAACAGCAAAGGTCAGCGGCTGTTTTTGAGCCGCATCATTGGTGATGTGGTCATGTTCGGCGTGGTGAACCCGGAGCAGGTCGCGCAATTGCAGGTTGGCGATGCAGTGAAAGTCGACAATTCAAATTTTCTCGCGATGGAAAGCTACCACCGCCATCAGGTGCCGGGGCCGGATTTTCCGGTGTGGGACCATTATCGCGATGCGAAAGGCGAACCGCTTTACCCGCAGCGGCCGTTTCTGGTCGGTCCGCTTTTTGTTCAGTCCACTGCCGGCAGCCAGCTGACCGGAGAATATGACGGCAAGGCGATTCTCGTCGCCTCGCTCTGGGATCGTGAGGCGATGCCGTGGCAGGCCGACTGGTATCGTAAACGGGCCGAGGCGGCGGGAAGGGATATCCGCCTCTATTATACCGAGCACGCAACGCATGGCGACGAGCCGCCAAGCGGCGACCAGAACCGCCTCGTTTCCTATCAGGGCGAGTTGCAGCAAGCCTTGCGTGTTCTGGCCGCCTGGGCCGAGGATGGAACAGCGCCGCCAGAGAGCACGAGTTACCGTATCGAGGATGGGCAAGTCATCGTCCCCGATGTTGCTGACAGGCGTCTCGGTCTCCAGCCGGTTGTTGCGTTGACCGTCAATGGCGGGGAGCGCGCTGATGTCAGGGTAGGCGAACGCGTTCGTCTTGAAGGCCGAATCGCGGCACCGGCAGGTGGCGGGACGATCATGTCGGCCGGCTGGGATTTTCAGGGCAATGGCAACTATGTTCCGGTGGACCCGCTTATCACCGGAAAGACGCATGCATCGGTTTCGATCACCCATATGTTTGACCAGCCCGGCACATATTTCGTCGGTCTGCAGGGAATGTCACAGCCGGACGAGGCGCAGGGCAGCCCCTATGCCGAGCTGACCAATCTCGACCGGGTCCGGGTGGTGGTCAGCGAATAGGCTTCATCTAGATGTGATAGGAGCAGGATATGCCTCGGTACTAGACATGCCTGTTCGGTGGCATGGGATAGCGCCATCATATTCCCTGACAATTTAGCAGTCTTTGCGCTTGATGACCGATACATCGCGGAACGTCGCTGGCTATCAGCGTTGCCTAGCTGGATATTCTAGCGCTTGCCTTCAATCCGGACATGAAGCTCTTCCAGCCCGCGGATGATGAAGCTGGGTTCATAAGTCAGCTTCCGGTTGTCCGGTTGACCATGTATCGCTTCATCAAGAGTAATGGACGAGGTTTCCCGGAGCAGGGTGCCGAGCAGGAATTTCACTTCAGCTCGGGCAAGAGCTGCGCCGATGCAAGTATGGCGACCCCGGCCAAAGGAAACATGCTGGTTGCCCTTCTTGCGGTCCAGACGAAACTCTGCCGGCTGTTCCCATTTGGCCGGATCGCGATTGGCCGCCGCCAGCGTGATGACCATCGGCTTCCCGGCAGGAATAATCATATTGCCCACCTTCACATCGTCCAGCGCCAGACGGAACGTAGCCTTGGTCGACCCCTCCAGCCGCAACATTTCCTCGATAAACGGCACCAGGTCCGAAGGATTGTCGCGCAAATGATCCTGCATGTCGGGATTTTCCGCCAGATAGCGGACCGAATTTGCAACCAGCTTTGCGCTGGTATCCTGACCTGCCGCAAACAGGAACATCGAGGCTTTGACGACTTCGAGAATATCGGGTGTCGTTCCGTCGGGAAAGCTGGCGTGGGCGAGCTCGCTCATCACATCGCCCATGTCCTGCGCCTTGCGTTCGGTAATATAGCGCATGAAAAAGCCGCCGAGATAGATAAGCGTCGCATCGGCCGAACGTTCGTCATTTTCGGTCATGTTCCCGGCAGGGGGACCCTTGTCGATGACTTCGCGAAATTTTTCGCGATCATCCGCCGGAACGCCGAGCAGATCGGCGATGACCAGAGTGACATAAGGTGCCGCAATGGCTTTCACCATCTCGGCCTTGCCCTCGCTCACCGCTTCGGCGACCATTTGCTCGGCAAGCCGGGCCATATATTCTTCATTCGACTTGATGCGTGTCGGGGTGAACAAGCGGCTGAGCAGCGAACGGACATTGCTATGTTCCTGCCCATCATAGTTGACGAGCAGATCAAACATCGGATGCTGTTTACGAAACTCGGCGAGTTCGGTGCGAACGTCGGCACCATCCTGACCAAATTTGGGAATATCCTTGGCGCCGAATACCGCAATGCCCGAGGAAAGATGCTCGCTGTCGAGCAGGGTCTGAACAACTGTATCAAATCCGGTGATAAAATAGATGTCGCGCTCCTCATCATGGAAGACGCCATCTTCGGAACGGATTGCTTCAAAATAGGGATAGGGATCGCGCAGAATATCGAAATCTGCAAAATAGTCGCGCTTTGTCAGGTCGGTCATAATACTATCCTGTCTAGTTCCGCATAAGCCGAGCCTAGGCTGATGCTAGAGAGGAAGAAAGATGTCGCCAGGTCTGACGGTGAATGCATCGCCACGGCGTTCTATTATCCGGTCCGGACAGGACAGGCTGGCCTCAACAGGTCAAATCTATTTGTATCTAACCATGTTTTCGGACTGGCATGAAGGTCTAAGGACAAGGAAAAGCCCTTCTGCCGCCTATCGCAGCGACGATAGATTTCCGACAATATCGATAATGCTTTGCTCTCATCTCCAGCTTGGATAGGCAAAGCAAAGTTATCGCATTCTATAAGGATTGAGCCATGGCGACCGAAATTTTGCTTCCGAAACTTGGATTTTCGATGACCGAGGGTCAGGTGGCTGAGTGGCTGATAGCTGATGGCGGGGAAGTGAAGGAAGGCGATTTGCTGTTTCTTCTGGAAGCGGACAAGTCGACCAATGAAGTAGACGCCCCGGCTTCCGGCACGCTCAAGATCGTCGCACCGGTCGGGGAAACCATCCAGGTCGGTGATGTAATCGGCTATATTGAGTAACCGCTTGTGACTCTCCGGGTAGGCATCGTTTCGGCGGCTTGGGGCGCATTTGCGCATCTGCCGGCATGGCGGGCAATCGAGGGCGTCGAGGTTACCGCGATCTGTACCTCGCGCGAGGAGACGGCACGAGCCGCCGCCGCACGCCATGACATCAAACGGCCTTTCTGGGATGCGCTGGCCATGTGCCGCGATCCCGATATCGATATCGTCGATCTGGGCACGCGCCCGGCGATTCGTCTGCCGATGGTGATCGAGGCCCTGCGGCACGGCAAGCATATCTACAACAGTTGCCCGCACGCGCCGGACTGGGCAGGCGCCAAGGCGATTAACGCCGCCTGGGACGGCAGCGCCAGTCACACCGCTGTCGATGCGTTTTCACGTTATCTGCCCGCCCATCGCAAGATGAAAGCAATGATCGACGAGGGATTCCTCGGGCGGATGCTGGGCGGAAGTTGCCACTTCAACATGTCGCTGTTCAACCGTCCGGACAAGAATTTCCCTTATAACTGGTTCGCCGAGGAAGGTTCGGGGGTCTCCAGCCTGCGCAATTTCGGCAGCCATTTGCTTTATGTGCTGTGCGAATTCCTTGGTCCGGTGAAGGAACTGGTGGCTGACGATCAATTGATGTTGCCCGAATGGGAATTTGCCGACGGCGATCGCATGCGGGCCTATAATAATGATTTCGCTAACCTGATCGTGCGGTTTGCCTCGGGCGTCACACTGTCGTTTCAGACGAGCTGGAACATGCCCGCGCAGGAAGGCTGGACCATCGACCTGTTCGGCACGGACGGCCGGCTGCGCGCTCGTGCGCCGAGCTTTCCCACCCTGGCGGATTGTAAGCTTTACGCGGGCGCTGCGGAGAGCCGCGATGCTGCAGGGCTGGAACCGGTGGCTCTGGATTTCACTGCGGATTCGAGAATTGCGATCGAACCGGTCAGCAATCCGGCTCCTGCTTTTCCCATGGCGCTCACCATGCAATCGCTAGTCGACACAATCAGGGGACGCGGCCCTGCGCGGCCCGATTTCGCGCTGGCGCTCGAAGTGGAGCGGGTGCTCGAAGCCGCTCGCCTGTCGAGTGCCGAACGGCGCTGGGTAGAGGTTGCAAGCGTCGTCTAGCTGCTATTCGGTCACGCTGGCTGGAGTTCGGATTCCTCAAGCGTATCGGGGTAACGGCCCAGCGACAGGAACATCACGCTGGAGATTGCGAACATCGGGATAATCGCCCACAGGATCGCATCATAATTGCCGAATATTTCATAGAGCGTATTGGCGATGAATGGCGCAATGCCCGATGTGAAACCGAACATTCCCCCCAGCAATCCGAACAGGGCTGCGAAATGACGCGGCGAGAAATGGCGCGTGGTGAGATAGGCGCAGGCATCATATTCCGCCCCGGCGGTCAGGCCGAGCATCAGGCAGGCAATGGATGCAGCCAGCGTCGACTGATCGGTCGCCAAGAAAATCATCGCGGCAGAAAGCGCACCGACGGCACATCCCATGGCGACGAAGCGCCCGTCAATCCGGTCGAGCAACAAGCCGCCAACGATGCGGCCAATGATCGTGCCGATTCCGATCAGGCCGGCTACCTCTGCTGCAGCGATCAGGGTGAAACCTTCCTCCATCAGCACCGGTACAGCGTTGATCCCGAGACCCGTCGCGCCGAGTGAATAGATTACGCCGCCAATGGCCAGCCGGATGAATTTGGGAGACAGCAGTTCTTTTGTCATTGCTTCGGGTCGAACTTTTGCCAGTTTCTGGTCAGCCGGCCGTTCGGGCGGCTTGTCCTTTGCAAAGAGGAAAACAACCAGCGGAAAAACGACGATGAAAGAAACGCCGCCCATGCCGATATAGGCACCGCGCCAGCCATAAGCCTCAATCAGTGTAGCGCCGAGATAGGGCACGACTGCCGAAGCGATGCCGGTTCCCGACAGGGTGACTGCCAGCGCCAGCCCACGGTTCTTCTCAAACCGCTGGGCGACCGCTGCCGTCCATACGCTGGGGTAAATGCAGATCAGCGCCACTGCCAGCAGCGCATATAGCGCCAGCCAGGAAACAAGACTTGGTCCGGCGGTTGAAATCAGGGCGAGAGCGGCGCCGTAAAACGGGACGCCGATCAGCGCGACCTTGCGCGGTCCGAAATGGTCGACGGCCCTTCCGCCGAAGACCGCCAGCAGCAGGGCAACGACCGAGGTGACCAGTGGCCCGGCGGAAATCTCCGCGCGGGACCAGCCAAATTCCTGCTCCAGCGGTTCGATCATCACCCCCAGAGCATAAGCATGCACGGCCACCAGCGTCATGCCCATCACTGCGGGCGGCAGATTGCCTCCATAGCGACGCCATTCCTGCGGATCGAATATCTGCTTTTTGCCGTCGCTACTCATTGCCCATATTCTCCCAGTCGTCGCATGAATTTTTCCAGACCAATATCCTGCGATACATCATTTGGAAGCAAAGGAATCGTCAGGCCGCT
Coding sequences within:
- a CDS encoding TonB-dependent receptor, with translation MKRITRDFFACGVAGIALGLPSMGHAQSASDDEVAAEQGVDRNAIIVTANRREEAITDVGVAIQAFSGEQLDKLQVNSTEDLQAVVPSLNVSRGYQGIPIYTLRGIGFNTINLSATSTVGTYQDEVALAYPFMNSGPVFDLERVEVLKGPQGTLYGRNTTGGLVNFISAKPEFGDFNGSIAVDLGSEETLNTKGHLNIPIGESVALRAAWRTERSWEGWQKSISRDEKQGQVERYGGRLTIAADPIPDMHIELAANFWVNKSDTLAAQAVGFTPNTDPANGTLFSLFNAAGLPAYVAANGNNWSSDTADWQPLDQRAQNIGRGTGIDRPNAEDSNFYGLRAMLQFDFTPDVSFISLTGFNHVKRDASYDWSGAPYEILSQHAEGEIDSLSQEIRFQGTTGPAEWVVGGYYANDKVVDTNQTLLGENANVGAIRALILAPQAALGGASIFDAFNTFGYTPADVLTSFRTYRDEAEFDVETFSAFASADWELSPSLTLTTGIRYTQDTQDYEGCSRDLNGSMLPNVNLFNRFFFFTSYGAITAPISENQCNTFDVDTLTFGPVTSRLKEDNVAWRGALTWQPNDDTLLYASVSRGYKAGSTPVNAANIATQNRPARQEQLTAYEVGTKLALANLSFNLNLAGFYYDYSDKQLAVYFADPIYTTLLRLDNIPESRAYGIDGDFTWFATDELTLSVAATWLQTEIIGYQGINAAGQPLDYDGFAFPYSPEFSGAATITYDTPITSDLGLRAMVNGRYQSSTSSTIEDFDPLAIDSYGILNTSLALYDLDGVWEASIWGRNVTDTYYWSSAATNANSAVRFPGRSASYGATVRMRF
- a CDS encoding TetR family transcriptional regulator; this translates as MTRSQSATATRQSAKGAIRETLLDAASALMRELDTVEIGILDIAARAEVNHGMIRYYFGSKEGMLLALLDRDVGVRIRQLGALFRLDVSPTERMRIHLEGILDTYYQIPYLNRLIQLMVRDATPERVHHIAEELLKPIASAQHRIIQDGIAAGEFRKVDPKLFYFNTIGSADGLYANRFTLSAVFGGIAEADDALHERYKKQTVETLMAGLLV
- a CDS encoding acyl-CoA dehydrogenase family protein, which translates into the protein MNLQFDEDQQLLQQSLDRYLEKRLPFDTRRSQKGGGEFLAFWRALDAELGVASAGLPEELGGFGGGSQSEMTIAAAQGRALAVTPYIACNVLSATLLGSVGATNIAKAIAGEGLLVTTAIEEPQTRGDVSLVETRASETEKGWILSGTKLVVDFASHASLVLIPARLEDGELGLFAVEPAALGSSLKPYALIDDTPSADILLDGFNVPADALIARGDSVLPALEAAVDRALSALCAESAGIASVMVEDTVAYSKEREQFGVPISSFQALQHRMVDMWAKAQEIEAASLLAALKVDQPCAVSAAKATASDGLRRIGQEAVQLHGAMGLTEELRVGHYFKRATVLEYKLGSAADHVERYRKTRQAA
- a CDS encoding AMP-binding protein, with translation MTDTAPPFRPLSQKPAAVNVERRDDGTILVWSKHEPFAVPANLATIFRDRSEAHPDHALLFERKPGHGEWAGVTWGEARAAADSIAQWLIDRGFGQDDPVMVISGNSLEHGLLMLGCYTAGVPIAPVSAAYSLMSQDHEKLLHCFRKIGAKVVFAKEGSLHAKALARLLAEDPELTIVTCDGVPEQALDFSQICAVEPGAAVDDRVASIGADTVGKYLFTSGSTGMPKCVPQTHGMMTTLIAGQEGLSSEAREDREPPVTLEWMPWSHISGGNVFFNGHIWSGGTMYLDAGKPLPGMFETTIRNLYEISPTGFGSAPVAFAMLADAMESDRKLRASFFSKVQSLGYGGATLSDDLYDRLQALAIAETGKRIPITTMYGATETQGITMVHWEVDRVGLIGLPMPGTTLKLVPNGPKMEVRVKGPSVTKGYKDDPEKNAEAFDEEGFYKLGDAARFLDDDHPEKGLEFDGRVTEDFKLSTGTWVSVGTLRPEIVSACSPLIHDCVIAGQDRDFVSILAWPSPTAAQTYAGEKGPQGLTDLLGDIAAKLAAFNRAAGGSSRRIGKVMLLTDPPSLDAGEITDKGYINQAAVLSLRANAIKVLYSKKSAPFVMEIV